One Candidatus Neptunochlamydia vexilliferae genomic window carries:
- a CDS encoding NUDIX hydrolase: protein MKPLRILPMTMTDRAESVNGIVFSKDRKEVLLIKRRDVPVWVLPGGGIDPGESPEEAVVREMEEETGCSAKIIRKVAEYTPICRLARFTHFFECKMMGSPKATDETQGAAFFPLDALPEMPPPYAEWIADAAGNSSDMVRKKIKSVTYGNLFKHLIRHPILVFRFLLSRVGLHWNS, encoded by the coding sequence ATGAAACCTCTTAGAATTCTCCCTATGACTATGACCGATCGAGCAGAAAGTGTCAATGGAATCGTCTTTTCAAAAGACCGAAAAGAGGTCCTCCTGATCAAGCGGCGGGATGTCCCCGTTTGGGTCCTACCTGGTGGCGGCATCGACCCTGGAGAGTCGCCCGAAGAGGCTGTGGTGCGGGAAATGGAAGAGGAAACGGGCTGCTCGGCAAAAATCATTCGAAAAGTCGCTGAATATACCCCCATCTGCCGCCTGGCCCGCTTTACCCATTTTTTTGAGTGTAAAATGATGGGATCACCTAAAGCAACCGATGAGACCCAAGGGGCTGCTTTCTTCCCTCTAGACGCTTTGCCAGAAATGCCGCCACCTTATGCGGAGTGGATCGCTGATGCAGCAGGAAACTCCTCGGATATGGTGAGAAAAAAAATCAAAAGTGTCACCTATGGAAACCTTTTTAAACACCTAATACGCCACCCTATTTTAGTCT